The following are encoded together in the Mycolicibacterium arabiense genome:
- a CDS encoding RNA-binding S4 domain-containing protein translates to MDHDVPIGDESIRLGQFLKLSSLIDSGSDAKAAIADGLVAVNGEVEVRRGRQLHPGDEVTIGGSTARVARA, encoded by the coding sequence ATGGACCACGACGTGCCGATCGGCGACGAATCCATCCGTCTGGGCCAGTTCCTCAAGCTGTCGTCGCTCATCGACAGCGGTTCGGACGCGAAGGCTGCGATCGCCGACGGTCTGGTCGCGGTCAACGGCGAGGTCGAGGTGCGCCGCGGCCGCCAGCTGCACCCCGGCGACGAGGTGACCATCGGCGGGTCCACGGCGCGGGTGGCCCGTGCATAG
- the ileS gene encoding isoleucine--tRNA ligase: MSAYPKPAGGTPDFPALELDVLEFWAADDTFRASIDRRDGAEEYVFYDGPPFANGLPHYGHLLTGYVKDIVPRYRTMRGYKVERRFGWDTHGLPAELEVQRQLGITDKAQIDEMGIEKFNDACRASVLKYTGEWRDYVTRQARWVDFDNDYKTLDPGFMESVIWAFKQLWDKGLAYEGNRVLPYCWNDETPLSSHELRMDDDVYQSRQDPALTVGFRIDGNEAADPALDGAYLLVWTTTPWTLPSNQAVAVNPEVVYAVVEADGRRLVIAQARLGAYARELGEEPSVVATYTGHQLLGLRYLPPFPYFVDSERAANAFQVLPAEFVSTEDGTGLVHMSPAYGEDDKATADAAGIVAVTPVDAKGRFDATVPDYLGLQVFEANPDIIRDLKNGTGPAAVNAPLLLRHETYEHSYPHCWRCRNPLIYRAVSSWFVKVTAFRDRMVELNQQITWYPEHVKDGQFGKWLAGARDWSISRNRYWGTPIPVWKSDDPAYPRIDVYGSLDELERDFGVRPDNLHRPYIDELTRPNPDDPTGRSTMRRIEDVLDVWFDSGSMPYAQVHYPFENRDWFDGSDGEEAHFPGDFIVEYIGQTRGWFYTLHVLATALFDRPAFQTCVAHGIVLGNDGQKMSKSLRNYPDVSEVFDRDGSDAMRWFLMASPILRGGNLVVTEQGIRDGVRQVLLPFWNAYTFLSLYAPKKGTWRTDSPHVLDRYVLAKLAVLRDDLTASLDVCDISVACDQLRQFTEALTNWYVRRSRSRFWEEDADAIDTLHTVLEVTGRLAAPLLPLVAEVIWRGVTGERSVHLTDWPEPGVVPADPELVAAMDQVRDVCSAGSSLRKAKKLRVRLPLPKLTVAVEDPERLCPFVDLIADELNVKTVELTDDVPAYGRFELTVNARAAGPRIGKDVQAAIKAVKSGQGVVNADGTLTAGPATLLPEEYSSRLVAADPDFTAALPDGAGLVVLDGEVTPELEAEGWAKDRIRELQDLRKSSGLDVSDRIRVVVAVPGEREEWARTHADLIAKEILATSFDFGDPVDGTEIGDGVRVSLAKA, translated from the coding sequence GTGAGCGCATACCCGAAGCCTGCGGGCGGCACGCCGGACTTTCCCGCGCTGGAACTCGACGTGCTCGAGTTCTGGGCCGCCGACGACACCTTCCGCGCCAGTATCGACCGACGCGACGGCGCCGAGGAGTACGTCTTCTACGACGGGCCGCCGTTCGCGAACGGCCTCCCGCACTACGGGCATCTGCTGACCGGCTACGTCAAGGACATCGTGCCGCGCTATCGGACGATGCGCGGATACAAGGTCGAACGCCGATTCGGCTGGGACACCCACGGCCTGCCCGCCGAACTCGAGGTGCAACGCCAACTCGGCATCACCGACAAGGCCCAGATCGACGAGATGGGCATCGAGAAATTCAACGACGCGTGCCGGGCGTCGGTGTTGAAGTACACCGGTGAGTGGCGCGATTACGTGACCCGCCAGGCCCGCTGGGTCGACTTCGACAACGACTACAAGACGCTGGACCCCGGCTTCATGGAGTCGGTGATCTGGGCGTTCAAGCAGCTCTGGGACAAGGGTCTGGCGTACGAGGGCAACCGCGTCCTGCCGTACTGCTGGAACGACGAGACTCCGCTGTCGAGCCACGAGCTGCGCATGGACGACGACGTGTACCAGAGCAGGCAGGATCCGGCGCTGACGGTCGGATTCCGGATCGACGGAAACGAGGCGGCGGACCCCGCCCTCGACGGCGCGTACCTGCTGGTCTGGACGACGACGCCGTGGACGCTGCCGTCCAACCAGGCGGTCGCGGTCAATCCCGAGGTGGTCTACGCGGTGGTCGAGGCGGACGGTCGCCGTCTGGTCATCGCTCAGGCCCGGCTCGGGGCCTACGCGCGCGAACTCGGCGAGGAGCCGAGCGTGGTCGCGACCTACACCGGGCACCAGCTGCTCGGCCTGCGCTATTTGCCCCCGTTCCCGTACTTCGTGGACTCCGAGCGGGCGGCCAACGCCTTCCAGGTACTGCCCGCCGAGTTCGTCAGCACCGAGGACGGCACCGGGCTCGTGCACATGTCGCCTGCCTATGGCGAGGACGACAAGGCCACCGCGGACGCCGCGGGCATCGTCGCGGTGACCCCGGTCGACGCCAAGGGTCGGTTCGACGCGACCGTGCCCGATTACCTCGGCCTGCAGGTGTTCGAGGCCAACCCGGACATCATCCGCGACCTCAAGAACGGAACCGGACCGGCCGCGGTGAACGCGCCGCTGCTCCTGCGCCACGAGACCTACGAGCACTCCTACCCACACTGCTGGCGGTGCCGCAATCCGCTGATCTACCGCGCCGTCTCGTCGTGGTTCGTGAAGGTGACCGCGTTCCGGGACCGCATGGTCGAGCTGAATCAGCAGATCACGTGGTATCCCGAGCACGTCAAGGACGGTCAGTTCGGCAAGTGGCTGGCCGGCGCACGGGACTGGTCGATCTCGCGAAATCGCTACTGGGGCACGCCGATCCCGGTGTGGAAGTCCGACGACCCCGCCTACCCGCGCATCGACGTCTACGGCAGTCTCGACGAGCTGGAGCGCGACTTCGGCGTACGGCCCGACAATCTGCACCGGCCCTACATCGACGAACTGACGCGACCGAACCCCGACGACCCGACCGGCAGGTCGACGATGCGTCGCATCGAGGACGTCCTCGACGTGTGGTTCGACTCGGGGTCGATGCCCTATGCCCAGGTGCACTACCCGTTCGAGAACCGGGACTGGTTCGACGGATCGGACGGTGAGGAAGCGCACTTCCCAGGCGATTTCATCGTCGAGTACATCGGTCAGACCCGCGGTTGGTTCTACACGCTGCACGTGCTGGCCACCGCACTGTTCGACCGGCCCGCGTTCCAGACGTGTGTGGCCCACGGCATCGTGCTGGGCAACGACGGCCAGAAGATGAGCAAGTCGCTGCGCAATTACCCCGACGTCAGCGAGGTGTTCGACCGCGACGGGTCCGACGCGATGCGGTGGTTTCTGATGGCGTCGCCGATCCTGCGGGGCGGCAACCTCGTCGTCACCGAGCAGGGCATCCGCGACGGAGTCCGTCAGGTGCTGCTGCCGTTCTGGAACGCCTATACGTTCCTGTCGCTGTACGCGCCGAAGAAGGGCACCTGGCGCACCGACTCGCCACACGTCCTGGACCGGTACGTGCTGGCCAAGCTCGCCGTGCTGCGCGACGACCTGACGGCCTCGCTCGACGTCTGCGACATCTCCGTCGCGTGTGACCAGCTGCGGCAGTTCACCGAGGCCCTGACCAATTGGTATGTGCGCCGGTCCCGTTCGCGGTTCTGGGAGGAGGACGCCGATGCGATCGACACCTTGCACACCGTCCTCGAGGTGACCGGCAGGCTCGCGGCGCCACTGCTGCCGCTGGTCGCCGAGGTGATCTGGCGGGGCGTCACGGGGGAACGATCCGTGCACCTGACCGACTGGCCGGAACCCGGTGTCGTGCCTGCGGACCCCGAGCTGGTGGCCGCCATGGACCAGGTCCGCGACGTCTGCTCGGCCGGATCGTCACTGCGCAAGGCCAAGAAGCTGCGGGTGCGGCTGCCGTTGCCCAAACTGACCGTGGCCGTTGAGGATCCGGAGCGGCTGTGTCCGTTCGTCGACCTCATCGCCGACGAACTGAACGTCAAGACCGTCGAGCTGACCGACGACGTCCCGGCCTACGGCCGCTTCGAACTGACGGTCAACGCACGTGCCGCGGGACCGCGGATCGGCAAGGACGTGCAGGCCGCGATCAAGGCCGTCAAGTCCGGTCAGGGCGTCGTCAACGCCGACGGCACGCTAACGGCCGGGCCGGCGACGTTGCTTCCGGAGGAGTACAGCTCGCGGCTCGTCGCGGCCGACCCCGACTTCACCGCGGCGCTGCCCGACGGTGCCGGACTGGTGGTGCTCGACGGCGAGGTCACGCCCGAACTCGAGGCCGAGGGCTGGGCCAAGGACCGCATCCGCGAACTGCAGGATCTGCGCAAGTCGTCGGGTCTCGACGTGTCCGACCGCATCCGCGTCGTCGTCGCCGTGCCCGGCGAACGCGAGGAGTGGGCGCGCACGCACGCCGACCTGATCGCCAAGGAGATCCTGGCCACCAGCTTCGACTTCGGCGACCCGGTCGACGGCACCGAGATCGGTGACGGCGTCAGGGTGTCGCTGGCGAAGGCGTGA
- a CDS encoding XRE family transcriptional regulator produces MPRTDENGRQLKALLDYLLDGDIDAKAIYDALGTSSSTYYRRIKEPDYPNAEELRRVADRFDLSYPDLQVRFGLMSREEVWSYLDSAPLSVATVTEPVTSQRTVRRQKLSQLVPRQDAPPL; encoded by the coding sequence ATGCCCCGCACGGATGAGAACGGCCGGCAGCTCAAGGCACTGCTCGACTACCTGCTGGATGGCGACATCGACGCCAAGGCGATTTACGACGCCCTGGGCACGTCGAGCAGCACGTATTACCGACGCATCAAGGAGCCGGACTACCCGAACGCCGAGGAGTTGCGGCGGGTGGCGGATCGCTTCGACCTCAGCTATCCCGACCTGCAGGTTCGGTTTGGCCTGATGAGCCGCGAAGAGGTCTGGAGCTATCTCGACTCCGCCCCGCTCAGCGTGGCCACCGTCACCGAGCCAGTTACTTCACAACGCACCGTTCGGCGACAGAAGTTGTCGCAGTTGGTGCCACGCCAAGACGCGCCGCCGCTTTAG
- a CDS encoding AMP-binding protein, which yields MLDSSIPAILRERASLQPNDTAFTFLNYDQEWEGVEETLTWAQLQQQVVSLAAEIRTHAQIGDRVAILAPQNMSYILGFLASFEANVIAVPLSPPSADSHDERVAAVMRDAQPTVLLTTSDTAAVVARYATSQDGNPAPVVLEVDALDLSVRRRSTSRRETPPDTAYLQYTSGSTRTPAGVMVSQRNLFANFEQQVAALLIEYGKVPPPGTTSVSWLPFYHDMGLILGICAPILGGWHSVVMSPIAFLQRPARWIQQMATRGRALTAAPNFALDLAAARTTDDDLTGLDMSNVLAIICGAERVQPVSVKRFTQRFGKFGFPGRVIRPSFGLAEATLFVATDDPAVPPVVATFDTEKLTAGTARRSTTGTSLISYGVPQSPALRIVDPDTRQESPAGRIGEIWVRGDNVCAGYWNKAEETEHTFGGVIAGSSDAAAEQKWLRTGDLGFIDDDELFIMGRIKDMLIVRGRNHYPDDIEATVSAVSNGRVAAISVEDGTTEQLVAIIEMKERATPEETQERLRSVKSEVISAISQAHGINAADLVFVGRGSIPITTSGKIRRQASAELYREGRFARLDS from the coding sequence ATGCTCGACTCGTCGATTCCCGCGATTCTTCGCGAGCGAGCCAGCCTTCAACCGAACGACACGGCATTCACGTTCCTGAACTACGACCAGGAGTGGGAGGGCGTCGAGGAGACGCTCACGTGGGCGCAACTGCAGCAGCAGGTCGTCTCGCTGGCGGCCGAGATCCGCACCCACGCCCAGATCGGCGACCGCGTCGCGATCCTCGCGCCGCAGAACATGTCGTACATCCTCGGCTTCCTCGCCTCCTTCGAGGCCAACGTCATCGCCGTGCCGCTCTCCCCACCGTCGGCGGACTCGCACGACGAGCGGGTGGCAGCCGTGATGCGGGACGCCCAACCCACCGTTCTGCTCACCACGTCCGACACCGCAGCCGTGGTAGCGCGCTATGCCACGTCCCAGGACGGCAACCCGGCCCCGGTGGTGCTGGAGGTCGACGCACTCGACCTGAGCGTGCGCCGTCGATCGACGTCGCGGCGCGAGACACCACCCGACACGGCCTACCTGCAGTACACCTCCGGGTCCACCCGCACCCCCGCCGGCGTCATGGTGTCCCAGCGGAACCTGTTCGCGAACTTCGAGCAGCAGGTCGCCGCGCTGCTCATCGAGTACGGCAAGGTGCCACCACCTGGGACGACGTCGGTGTCGTGGCTGCCCTTCTATCACGACATGGGACTCATCCTCGGCATCTGCGCTCCGATCCTCGGCGGGTGGCATTCGGTCGTGATGAGCCCCATCGCGTTCCTGCAGCGCCCCGCGCGGTGGATCCAGCAGATGGCGACCAGGGGGCGCGCCCTGACGGCCGCCCCGAACTTCGCGCTGGACCTGGCCGCGGCGCGCACGACGGACGACGACCTGACCGGTCTCGACATGAGCAACGTCCTGGCCATCATTTGCGGAGCGGAGCGCGTGCAGCCCGTTTCGGTGAAGCGGTTCACGCAGCGCTTCGGCAAGTTCGGCTTCCCCGGTCGGGTGATCCGCCCGTCGTTCGGCCTCGCAGAGGCCACCCTGTTCGTCGCCACCGACGACCCGGCCGTCCCGCCCGTCGTCGCGACCTTCGACACGGAGAAGCTCACGGCAGGCACGGCCAGGCGCAGCACGACCGGCACGTCCCTGATCAGTTACGGCGTGCCGCAGTCGCCCGCCTTGCGCATCGTCGACCCGGACACGCGGCAGGAGTCGCCCGCCGGGCGGATCGGCGAGATCTGGGTCCGCGGCGACAACGTGTGCGCGGGTTACTGGAACAAGGCCGAGGAGACCGAGCACACCTTCGGTGGCGTGATCGCAGGATCGTCCGACGCCGCGGCTGAGCAAAAGTGGTTGCGCACAGGCGATCTCGGGTTCATCGACGACGATGAGTTGTTCATCATGGGCCGCATCAAGGACATGTTGATCGTCCGCGGCCGCAACCACTACCCCGACGACATCGAGGCGACCGTGAGCGCGGTGTCCAACGGTCGGGTCGCTGCCATCTCGGTGGAGGACGGCACGACCGAACAACTCGTGGCGATCATCGAGATGAAGGAGCGCGCCACCCCCGAGGAGACTCAGGAGCGCCTGCGCAGCGTGAAGAGCGAAGTGATCTCCGCGATCTCGCAGGCGCACGGGATCAACGCCGCCGATCTGGTCTTCGTGGGCCGCGGCTCCATTCCGATCACCACCAGCGGCAAGATCCGCAGGCAGGCCTCCGCCGAGCTGTACCGCGAGGGACGCTTCGCCCGACTGGATTCGTGA
- a CDS encoding ATP-binding cassette domain-containing protein translates to MIELINVAKTFGQSVPALRDVSFSVPTGSVCALLGHNGAGKTTTVNILSTLLKPSSGRAIVAGYDVAREPTEVRRNIGVTGQDAALDLRLTGRENLVLFGRLRGLRRDAARGRAEELIQQFDMAHAADRQVSGYSGGMRRRIDIAVSLVVPPKVLFLDEPTTGLDPRSRRDVWNLVSGMAAQDITVLLTTQYLEEADILSDSIVILDQGQIVAKGTADELKRQTGSSYCQMTALDPEDLPRISNALADFVEVEVDADTSSVSVPAQQGVATLSEIARRMDELGVELLDISLRRPSLDEVFLHLTTTPVTSK, encoded by the coding sequence GTGATCGAGCTCATCAATGTCGCCAAGACATTCGGCCAGAGTGTTCCCGCGCTGCGCGACGTGAGCTTCTCGGTCCCCACCGGCTCGGTCTGCGCGTTGCTGGGCCACAATGGCGCCGGCAAGACCACCACGGTCAACATCCTCTCGACGCTGTTGAAGCCGTCGTCCGGGCGGGCCATCGTGGCCGGCTACGACGTCGCCCGTGAACCAACGGAGGTGCGCCGCAACATCGGCGTCACGGGCCAGGACGCCGCGCTCGACCTCCGGCTGACCGGCCGGGAGAACCTCGTGCTGTTCGGTCGGCTGCGTGGATTGCGCCGGGACGCGGCGCGAGGACGCGCCGAGGAACTGATTCAGCAGTTCGACATGGCTCATGCCGCCGACCGGCAGGTCAGCGGCTACTCGGGCGGTATGCGACGCCGCATCGACATCGCGGTGTCGCTGGTGGTGCCACCGAAGGTGCTGTTCCTCGACGAGCCGACGACCGGGCTGGATCCGCGCAGTCGTCGGGACGTCTGGAACCTGGTGTCCGGCATGGCGGCCCAGGACATCACCGTCCTGTTGACCACCCAGTACCTCGAAGAAGCCGACATCCTCAGCGATTCCATCGTCATCCTCGACCAGGGTCAGATCGTCGCGAAGGGCACCGCGGACGAACTCAAGCGGCAGACCGGCAGCAGTTACTGCCAGATGACGGCGCTCGATCCCGAGGACCTGCCGCGGATCTCGAACGCGTTGGCCGACTTCGTCGAGGTCGAGGTGGACGCAGACACGAGTTCGGTGTCCGTGCCCGCACAGCAGGGCGTGGCCACGCTGTCCGAGATCGCCCGGCGGATGGACGAACTCGGCGTCGAACTCCTCGACATCTCGCTGCGCCGCCCGTCGCTGGACGAAGTGTTCCTGCACCTCACCACCACGCCGGTCACGTCGAAGTGA
- a CDS encoding ABC transporter permease, whose product MDLVFAVVVPILGLVGLTFLLRDVIPTGEMSYAQYVLPAMVVQAMLFGALTTTDRAAWDKISGISARMRTLPISPYTPLMARMAYCLIRGVLALAASVLGAYFFGFRVTSGFWYAAAFVLMALTLTLALSLGADATGNKAARTEVASQLLLVPQVLLVMLSTGLAPVDAFPNWLHPFVQYQPVSQIIETLRGFTIGQVETGNVVTSLAWCLGLLVVLGAVAIRIQGRTA is encoded by the coding sequence TTGGACCTCGTCTTCGCCGTCGTGGTGCCGATACTTGGTCTGGTCGGGCTGACGTTCCTGCTGCGCGACGTCATCCCCACCGGTGAGATGAGCTACGCGCAATACGTCCTGCCCGCGATGGTGGTTCAGGCCATGCTGTTCGGCGCACTCACCACCACCGATCGGGCGGCCTGGGACAAGATCAGCGGTATCAGTGCGCGGATGCGCACCCTGCCCATCTCGCCATACACCCCGCTGATGGCCCGGATGGCGTATTGCCTCATCCGCGGCGTGCTGGCCCTGGCCGCGTCGGTGCTGGGCGCGTACTTCTTCGGCTTCCGAGTGACGAGCGGCTTCTGGTACGCCGCGGCGTTCGTCCTGATGGCGCTGACGCTGACGCTGGCGCTGTCACTCGGGGCGGACGCAACCGGCAACAAGGCCGCACGGACGGAGGTCGCCAGCCAACTGCTGTTGGTCCCCCAGGTGCTGCTGGTGATGCTGTCCACCGGCCTCGCACCGGTCGACGCGTTTCCCAACTGGCTGCACCCCTTCGTCCAGTATCAGCCGGTCTCGCAGATCATCGAGACGCTGCGCGGGTTCACGATCGGCCAGGTCGAGACCGGCAACGTCGTGACGAGCCTGGCCTGGTGCCTCGGCCTCCTGGTCGTACTCGGCGCCGTCGCCATTCGCATTCAGGGGCGCACGGCATGA
- a CDS encoding ABC transporter permease has protein sequence MTSTSERPHSLLAESWIFAGRLFVQWRRYPVVPMQALLFPAGLLLIYGVLVGKSMTRLTGNSGLDLLIPVCTLAGAMSGAVGAGLAVPYDRDSGLLTRLWIMPVHRTSPLTGALVAEAVRTFVASALVVAIGYAMGFRFGGNVFGLLLYLVIPVVVVVVFATIVITLALRPQGRIILMWTNTVCTGLAFATLVPVEKLPALLRPIAEYQPLAPAAAAMRALSSGGEIWLPVVLTVLWALLIGALFLPMTVRGYRTAAEGGKLGG, from the coding sequence ATGACGTCGACGTCCGAGCGACCGCACTCGCTGCTGGCCGAGAGTTGGATCTTCGCCGGCCGACTGTTCGTTCAGTGGCGCCGGTATCCCGTGGTGCCGATGCAGGCCCTGCTGTTCCCCGCCGGGTTGCTGCTCATCTACGGCGTGCTGGTCGGCAAGTCCATGACCCGTCTCACCGGAAACAGTGGCCTGGACCTGCTGATCCCGGTCTGCACGCTGGCAGGCGCCATGTCCGGCGCCGTCGGCGCGGGGCTCGCGGTGCCCTACGACAGGGACAGCGGTCTGCTCACCCGGCTGTGGATCATGCCGGTGCATCGAACGTCTCCGTTGACCGGCGCACTGGTCGCCGAGGCGGTGCGCACGTTCGTCGCATCCGCACTCGTCGTGGCGATCGGGTACGCAATGGGATTTCGCTTCGGCGGCAACGTCTTCGGACTCCTGCTCTACCTGGTGATCCCCGTCGTCGTCGTCGTAGTCTTCGCCACGATCGTGATCACACTCGCGTTGCGACCGCAGGGCCGCATCATCCTGATGTGGACCAACACCGTGTGTACGGGGTTGGCCTTCGCGACTCTCGTTCCCGTCGAGAAGCTTCCGGCGCTGCTGCGACCCATCGCCGAGTATCAACCGCTCGCGCCTGCGGCCGCAGCCATGCGTGCGCTGTCCTCGGGCGGCGAGATCTGGCTGCCCGTCGTGCTGACCGTGCTGTGGGCACTGCTGATCGGGGCGCTGTTCCTGCCGATGACGGTGCGCGGCTATCGGACCGCCGCCGAAGGCGGCAAGCTAGGCGGCTGA
- a CDS encoding glycosyltransferase, whose translation MVGQTIEVIIPVRDMADHLPKLLRPILDQLADGDRVTVVDDASTDDTAAVARSLGANVVTVTNSRGPYYARQLAASESRADILLFTDGRCRPLPGLLDAHRELQRQPGVALSCTNVRTVTGATIAARMAAAMQPFMLPRGGGAMKATIGMVPPKPDYYPTANLGIDRIAFAKVGGFRQMRGGGDLDICWRIQEQGLGTIGTDTRVLMEWEPRTAMRDMGSQWKRYGHSNAYLRWVHRNDDLSRGEQSSARLSAGEAWTTVRAELGRPVSELAANALVGLAFQYGFISAWLKRSEFEMPVPFDVIPTLDNG comes from the coding sequence ATGGTGGGGCAGACGATCGAGGTGATCATCCCGGTTCGGGACATGGCCGATCACCTACCGAAACTGCTTCGGCCCATACTCGATCAGCTGGCCGACGGTGATCGCGTGACCGTCGTGGACGACGCGTCCACCGACGACACCGCTGCCGTGGCGCGGTCCCTGGGCGCCAACGTCGTCACCGTGACGAACAGTCGCGGGCCGTACTACGCCCGCCAACTCGCCGCCAGCGAGTCCCGCGCCGACATCCTCCTCTTCACCGATGGGCGGTGCCGACCGTTGCCGGGGCTGCTCGACGCGCATCGCGAACTCCAGCGGCAGCCGGGAGTCGCGCTGTCCTGCACCAACGTTCGCACCGTCACCGGAGCGACCATCGCAGCACGCATGGCCGCCGCGATGCAGCCGTTCATGCTGCCCCGCGGGGGTGGGGCGATGAAGGCCACCATCGGGATGGTGCCGCCCAAGCCCGACTACTACCCGACGGCGAACCTCGGCATCGACCGGATCGCGTTCGCGAAGGTCGGAGGCTTCAGGCAGATGCGTGGCGGTGGCGACCTCGACATCTGCTGGCGGATCCAGGAACAGGGGCTCGGGACGATAGGGACCGATACCCGCGTCCTGATGGAGTGGGAGCCGCGTACTGCGATGCGCGACATGGGCAGTCAGTGGAAGCGCTACGGTCACAGCAACGCATACCTGCGCTGGGTGCACCGCAACGACGACCTGAGCAGGGGCGAGCAGTCGTCGGCTCGCCTGTCGGCCGGTGAGGCCTGGACGACCGTGCGCGCCGAATTGGGCCGACCGGTGAGCGAACTGGCAGCCAATGCCCTGGTGGGCCTCGCGTTCCAGTACGGCTTCATCTCCGCATGGTTGAAGCGATCGGAGTTCGAGATGCCCGTGCCCTTCGACGTGATCCCCACGTTGGACAACGGGTAG
- a CDS encoding UDP-glucose dehydrogenase family protein: protein MRMSVIGTGYLGAVHAVCMAHLGHDVVAYDTDASKIDMLSAGSSPFYEPGFDELLGTVLATGRLRFTKSPVEAVSGATVHFVCVGTPQLPGSDAADVQYVDGAFRMVAENADCDGLIVGKSTVPVGTAQRLAAELATSPLGLELAWNPEFLREGKAIEDTLRPDRLVFGVTSEHAEKTLQEVYGPIIDAGTPHLTSDLATSELVKVAANAFLATKISFINAMAEVCDLVDADVVTLSRALGYDDRIGARFLNAGLGFGGGCLPKDIRAFSARAGELGASHALRFLHEVDKINIRQREKAVEVARAAVGGEFLGKSIAVLGAAFKPNSDDVRDSPALNVAAAMHLKGADVRVHDPKAIENARARFPTLGYFDSAEAACRNADLIVLATEWEEYCTIDPVAFRSVVREPRLLDTRNAIDRQYWSDAGWQMFGLGRGGPKA, encoded by the coding sequence ATGAGAATGAGCGTGATTGGAACGGGCTACCTGGGTGCCGTTCACGCCGTCTGCATGGCGCACCTCGGGCACGACGTGGTCGCCTACGACACCGATGCCTCGAAGATCGACATGCTGTCGGCCGGTTCCTCGCCGTTCTACGAGCCGGGTTTCGACGAGCTGCTCGGCACCGTGCTGGCCACGGGTCGGCTGCGGTTCACCAAATCGCCCGTAGAGGCGGTCTCTGGCGCAACGGTGCACTTCGTGTGCGTCGGAACGCCGCAGTTGCCAGGCTCTGACGCGGCCGACGTCCAGTACGTCGACGGAGCATTCAGGATGGTCGCCGAGAACGCCGATTGCGACGGCCTGATCGTCGGAAAGTCGACGGTTCCGGTCGGCACGGCGCAGCGCCTCGCGGCCGAACTGGCGACGTCGCCGCTGGGTCTCGAATTGGCGTGGAATCCGGAGTTCCTCCGTGAGGGCAAGGCCATCGAGGACACGTTGCGGCCGGACCGGCTCGTGTTCGGCGTCACGTCCGAACATGCCGAGAAGACGCTGCAGGAGGTCTACGGGCCGATCATCGACGCCGGAACGCCGCACCTGACGTCGGACCTCGCGACGTCGGAGTTGGTGAAGGTTGCTGCCAACGCGTTCCTGGCGACCAAGATCTCGTTCATCAACGCCATGGCCGAGGTATGCGACCTCGTCGACGCGGACGTCGTCACGCTCAGTCGCGCACTGGGTTACGACGACCGCATCGGCGCACGATTCCTCAACGCGGGCTTGGGTTTCGGTGGCGGGTGCCTGCCGAAGGACATCCGCGCCTTCAGTGCAAGGGCCGGCGAGCTGGGCGCGTCGCACGCGCTGAGGTTCTTGCACGAGGTCGACAAGATCAACATCCGTCAGCGCGAGAAGGCCGTCGAGGTGGCCCGTGCAGCGGTCGGGGGAGAGTTCCTCGGCAAGAGCATCGCAGTGCTGGGCGCCGCGTTCAAGCCCAACAGCGACGACGTCCGCGATTCGCCTGCGCTGAACGTGGCCGCAGCCATGCACCTCAAGGGCGCCGACGTTCGGGTGCACGACCCGAAGGCCATCGAGAATGCCAGGGCACGGTTCCCGACGCTCGGTTACTTCGACAGCGCCGAAGCGGCCTGCCGGAACGCCGATCTCATCGTGTTGGCGACCGAGTGGGAGGAATACTGCACCATCGATCCGGTGGCCTTCCGATCGGTCGTCAGAGAGCCACGGCTCCTCGACACCCGCAACGCGATCGACCGCCAGTACTGGTCCGACGCCGGATGGCAGATGTTCGGCCTCGGCCGTGGTGGACCGAAGGCCTGA